The Streptomyces armeniacus genomic interval AGCAGCCCCATGCTGAGCACGATCCAGCTGAGCATCGCGATCGCGAGCCGCCCGCGCGGCTTCGGGTACTCGACGCGGCTCACCATCAGCCAGGCCACTCCGATGATGGCCAGCAGCGTCGGGAAGAACGGCAGCTCCAGCAGCACGATGGAGACGACCGTCAGCGCCCCGAACGGGCTGGGCATCCCCTGGAAGATGCCGTCTCTCAGGGTGACGCACGAGAACCGTGCGAGTCTCAGGACCACGGCCAGCAGCACCACCACCGCGGCGACCACCGAGACCCGCTGGTGGGCGTCGCTGGCGACCATGCCCCAGACCGCGACGAAGTACGCGGGGGCCAGGCCGAAGCTGATCAGGTCGGAGAGGTTGTCGAGCTCGGCGCCCATCGCCGAGCTGCGCAGCTTGCGCGCGACGAGGCCGTCGAACAGGTCGAAGACCGACGCGAGGAGCATGAGGATGACGGCCGTGGCGGCGCTGTGCCGGGCCATGCCGCCGTCCTCGTTGCCGGCGAGGTGCGGGATGAGGACGCCGGTGGTCGTGAAGTACACCGCCAGGAAGCCGCACGTGGCGTTGCCCAGCGTGAGCGTGTCCGCTATCGAGAGCCGCATGGACAGCGGCATCTCGTCCTCGTCCTCGTCCGGGACCCAGCCCGCCTGCGTGTCGGGATCAATCACGGTCAAGGCGCGTCACCCCCGCGGTTGTGGTCTGGCCGACCTCGACGGCGGCCTCGACCCCCTGCGGGAGGTAGACGTCGACGCGTGAGCCGAAGCGGATCAGGCCGATGCGCTCCCCCTGCTCGAGCTTCGCGCCCTGGGCGACGTACGGAACGATCCGGCGCGCGACGGTGCCGGCGATCTGGACCAGCTCGATGTCGCCGAGCTCGGTGTCGAAGTGCCAGATGACGCGCTCGTTGTGCTCGCTCTCCTTGTTGAACGCCGGCACGAAGCCGCCGGGAACGTGCTCCACGGAGGCCACGGTGCCCGCCAGCGGTGCGCGGTTGACGTGGACGTTCAGCGGGCTCATGAAGATCGCGACGCGGGTACGCCCGTCCTGCCACGGCATGATGCTCTGCACCACGCCGTCGGCCGGGGAGATCACGCGGCCCTGGGTGATCTCACGCTCGGGGTCGCGGAAGAACCACAGCATGCCCGCCGCGAGCGCGGTGGCAGGCACGGCGACCGCCGCCGCCCGCCGCGACCGGCGGGACCGGGCGAGGCTGACGGCGGCGGTGGCCACGGTCGGGAGAAGCCACGGCGACGCTCCACGCGCGAGCCGGACGCGACCGCTGGGTGCAGAGGCTCCATCACTGGAAGCAGAAGATGGGCTGTGGGGCATGGAAGACCTTCGTCGCGGTGGGTGCCGCAATAGAGGGGGACGGCGGGTATTCCGGGATGTTATCGGTTACGGGTGGCAACTGGGCAAGCCAGTGGGCCAGTCCGTTGGCCGGTGTCCTGTCCGGGAGTCTGCCCGGAATCCCCGACACCACCCCGAATCGGACACTCACCCCTGGAAGCGGTACTCCTCCAGCAGGCGGCGCCCGACGATCATTTTCTGGATCTCGGCGGTTCCTTCGCCGATCAGCAGCATCGGCGCCTCCCGGTAGAGCCGCTCGATCTCGTACTCCTTGGAGAAACCGTACCCGCCATGGATGCGAAACGCGTCCTCCACGACCTCCTTGCAGTACTCGGAGGCGAGATATTTCGCCATCCCGGCCTCCAGGTCGTTGCGTTGGCCCGAGTCCTTCTTGCGGGCGGCGCCCACCATCAGGGCGTGGGCGGCCTCGACCTTGGTCGCCATCTCGGCCAGCTTGAACTGGATGGCCTGGTGCTCCGCGATCGCCTTGCCGAACGTGTGCCGCTGCTGCGCGTACGCGATGCCCAGCTCGAACGCACGCTGGGCGACGCCGCAGCCACGCGCGGCCACGTTCACGCGGCCGACCTCGACGCCGTCCATCATCTGGTAGAAGCCGCGGCCGGTGCTCCCGCCGAGCACGCGGTCCTGCGGTACGCGCAGCCCGTCCATGATCAGCTCGGTGGTGTCGACGCCCTTGTAGCCCATCTTGTCGATCTTGCCGGGGATCGTCAGGCCCGGTTTGACCTCGCCGAACCCCGGCTGCTTCTCGACCAGGAACGTCGTCATCGACTTGTGCGGAGCCGTCCCCTCCGGATGCCCCTCGTCGGTCCGGCAGAGCACCGCGACCAGCGACGCGGAGCCGCCGTTCGTGAGCCACATCTTCTGGCCGTCCAGGACGTACTCGTCGCCGTCCCGTACGCCCTTGGAGGTGATCGCGGACACGTCGGAGCCCAGGCCCGGCTCGGACATGGAGAAGGCGCCGCGTATGTCGCCCGCCGCCATCCGGGGCAGGAAGTGGTCCTTCTGCTCCTGGGTGCCGTGCTGCTTGAGCATGTACGCCACGATGAAGTGCGTGTTGATGATGCCCGACACGCTCATCCAGCCGCGGGCGATCTCCTCCACGCACAGCGCGTACGTGAGCAGCGACTCGCCGAGCCCGCCGTACTCCTCGGGGATCATCAGGCCGAACAGGCCCAGCTCCTTGAGACCGTCGACGATCTCGCTCGGGTACTCGTCGCGGTGCTCCAGCTCCGTCGCGACCGGCAGGATCTCCTTGTCGACGAAGCTGCGGACGGTGGCGACGATCTCCTGCTGGATCTCCGTCAGACCCTCGGTCTGTGCGAGCCGTCCCATCACCGCTCTCCCTTCGGGGATTCCCTGAGCTCCGGGCGGCCCGGCTGCTCTCCGCCGCGTTCCTTGACGTACGTGGCGGTGGGCACCATCACCTTGCGCCGGAACACGCAGACGAGGGTGCCGTCCTGGTTGTAGCCCTTCGTCTCCACGTGCACGATCCCGCGGTCGTCCTTGGACCGGGACGGGGTCTTGTCGAGCACCGTCGTCTCGCCGTAGAGGGTGTCGCCGTGGAACGTCGGCGCGACGTGCCGCAGCGACTCGACCTCCAGGTTGGCGATGGCCTTCCCGGAGACGTCCGGCACGGACATGCCGAGCAGCAGGGAGTAGACGTAGTTGCCGACGACCACGTTGCGGCCGAAGTCGGTGGTCTTCTCCGCGTAGTTGGCGTCCATGTGCAGCGGGTGGTGGTTCATCGTGAGCAGGCAGAACAGGTGGTCGTCGTACTCGGTGACGGTCTTCCCCGGCCAGTGCTTGTAGACGTCCCCGACGGCGAACTCTTCGTAGGTGCGGCCGAACTGCATCGCTTACGCCTCCGGGGGCTCGAACGTGGACGTACGGGTCATGCCGGCGGCGCGCCCCTTCCCGGCGATCACGAGCGCCATCTTGCGGCTGGCCTCGTCGATCATCTCGTCGCCGATCATCGCGGAGCCCTTCTTGCCGCCCGCCTCGGAGGTGAAGTACTCGTACGCGTCGAGGATCAGCTCGGCGTGGTCGTAGTCCTCCTGGGACGGCGAGAAGATCTCGTTCGACGCCTCCACCTGGCCCGGGTGCAGCACCCACTTGCCGTCGAAGCCGAGCGCGGCGGCACGCTGTGCCACCTCGCGGTAGCCGTCCACGTTGCGGATCTGGAGGTACGGGCCGTCGATCGCCTGGAGGTCGTGGGCGCGGGCGGCCATCAGGATGCGCATCAGGATGTAGTGGTAGGCGTCGGCCGGGTAGCCGGGCGGCTGCTCGCCGACGACGAGGGACTTCATGTTGATGGACGCCATGAAGTCCGCGGGCCCGAAGATGATCGTCTCCAGGCGCGGCGAGGCGGCGGCGATCCCGTCCACGTTGATCAGGCCCTTGGCGTTCTCGATCTGCGCCTCGATGCCGATGCGGCCCACGTCCAGCCCGACCGTCTTCTCGATCTGGGTGAGCAGCATGTCGAGGGCGTGCACCTGCTGCGCGTCCTGGACCTTCGGCAGCATGATGCAGTCGAGGTTGGCGCCGGCGCCCTCCACGACCGTGATCACATCGCGGTACGTCCAGTGCGTCGTCCAGTCGTTGACGCGTACGACGCGGGTCTTGCCGGTCCAGTCGCCCTCGTTGAGCGACTTCACGATGGTGTGCCGCGCGCCCTCCTTGGCGAGCGGCGCGCACGCGTCCTCCAGGTCGAGGAACACCTGGTCCGCCGGGAGGCCCTGGGCCTTCTCCAGGAAGCGGGGGTTGCTGCCGGGCACGGCCAGGCAGGAACGCCGCGGGCGGAGCCGGTTCACGCCCGCCGGGGCGGCCGGGGACTCCGTGGCGTCCGACGGGGAAGAGCCGGTCATGCGGGGACCTCCAGTGGGTCGAGCTTGTTCGCGGTGCGGATCTCGTTGACGATACGGCCGATGATCTCCGTGATGCCGAAGTCCTTCGGCGTGAACACGGCCGCCACCCCGGCCGTACGCAGTGCCTCGGCGTCGGCGGACGGGATGATCCCGCCGACGATCACGGGGATTGGGGTATCTCCCGGGCCGCTAGGCCCAGGGGACGCTTCGGCGCCCGCCGCCCGGAGCCGTTCCAGCACGTCGGGGACGAGCTGGGCGTGCGAGCCGGAGAGGATGGACAGGCCGACGCAGTGCACGTCCTCCGCGACGGCCGCGGAGACGATCTGCTCCGGGGTGAGCCGGATGCCCTGGTAGACGACCTCGAAGCCGGCGTCGCGGGCGCGTACGGCGATCTGCTCGGCGCCGTTGCTGTGCCCGTCCAGGCCGGGCTTGCCCACCAGCAGCCGCAGCCGGCCGCCGGTCCCCAGGCCGAGTTCGGCGGCGGTGCGTTCGACGTCGGCGCGCACCCTCGCGAGGTCCGAGCCGTGCTCCGGGGCGACCGCCACCGGCGCGCTGCTCACCCCCGTCGGCGCGCGGAACTCGCCGAACACCTCGCGCAGCGCCTCCGCCCACTCGCCGGTCGTGACGCCCGCGCGGGCGCACTCGAGCGTGGCCTCCATCAGGTTGGCGTCGCCGCCCGCGGCCTCCTTGAGCAGCCGCAGCGCCTCGGCGGCCGGCGGGTCGGCGTGCGGCGTGTCCGCTCCGGCGTGCGGTGCGTCGCGTGCCGTACGCCAGTCCCGTACGGCCTGCGCGACGCTCGCCTCGTTGGCCGGGTCGACGGTCATGATGGCCGTGTCGAGGTCGGCGGTCAGCGGGCTCGGCTCGGTGCCCTCATAGCAGTTGACGCCGACGATCTTCTGCTCGCCGGACTCGATGCGCGCCCGGCGCTCCGCGTGCGACGCGACGAGCTGCGACTTGAGGTAGCCGGACTCGACCGCGGCCATCGCGCCGCCCAGCCGCTCGATGTGCTCGATCTCCGCCAGCGCCTCGGCGGTCAGTGAGGCCACCTTCTCCTCGACGACGTGCGAGCCGGCGAAGAGGTCGTCGTACTCCAGCAGGTCGCTCTCGTGCGCCAGCACCTGCTGGACCCGGAGCGACCACTGCTGGTCCCAGGGCCGGGGGAGGCCCAGCGCCTCGTTCCAGGCGGGGAGTTGTACGGCGCGGGCGCGCGCGTCCTTGGACAGCGTGACGGCGAGCATCTCCAGCACGATCCGCTGGACGTTGTTCTCCGGCTGCGCCTCCGTCAGGCCCAGGGAGTTGACCTGGACGCCGTAGCGGAAGCGGCGCTGCCGCGGGTCCCCGATGCCGTACCGCTCGCGTGTCACCTGGTCCCAGATGCGGCCGAAGGCGCGCATCTTGCACATCTCCTCGACGAAGCGGACGCCCGCGTTCACGAAGAACGAGATGCGGCCCACCACGTCGCCCTTGCGGTCCTCGGGGACCTGTCCGGACGCGAACACCGAGTCGAGGACGGCGATGGCCGTGGACATCGCGTACGCGATCTCCTGGACGGGCGTGGCGCCCGCCTCCTGGAGGTGGTAGCTGCAGATGTTGATCGGGTTCCACTTGGGGATGCGGTTGACCGTGTACGCGATCATGTCCGTGGTCAGCCGCAGGCTCGGACCGGGCGGGAACACGTGCGTGCCGCGCGACAGGTACTCCTTGACGATGTCGTTCTGCGTCGTCCCCTGGAGCGCCGCCACGTCCGCACCCTGCTCCTCCGCGACGACCTGGTAGAGCGCCAGCAGCCACATGGCGGTGGCGTTGATCGTCATCGAGGTGTTCGTCCTGTCCAGCGGGATGTCCTGGAACAGCCGCCGCATGTCCCCGACATGGGACACCGGGACCCCGACCCGGCCGACCTCGCCGCGGGCGAGGACGTGGTCGGGGTCGTAGCCGGTCTGGGTCGGCAGGTCGAAGGCCACGGACAGGCCGGTCTGGCCCTTGGCGAGATTGCGCCGGTACAGCTCGTTGGACGCCTCGGCGGTGGAGTGCCCGGCGTACGTCCGCATCAGCCACGGACGATCTCGCTTTTTGTGCTCGCCCGGCATGGTCACACGCTCCGGCTGTGCTTGTTGTTCCGCTCCGGCAAGTCGTCGCGGAAGCGTGCGAGCGCGTCGGCGTGCTTCGCGCGCAGCTCCGGGTCGCGTACGCCCAGGCCCTCCTCGGGAGCCAGCGCGAGCACGCCGACCTTGCCCTGGTGGAGGTTGCGGTGCACGTCGTACGCCGCCTGGCCGGTGTCCTCCAGCCGGTACGTCTTGGAGAGCGTCGGATGGATCTTGCCCTTGGCGATCAGGCGGTTGGCCTCCCACGCCTCGCGGTAGTTGGCGAAGTGCGAGCCGACGATCCGCTTCAGCGACATCCACAGGTAGCGGTTGTCGTACTCGTGGCTGTAGCCCGAGGTGGACGCGCAGGTCACGATCGTGCCGCCCTTCCGCGTCACGTACACGCTCGCGCCGAACGTCTCGCGGCCGGGGTGCTCGAAGACGATGTCCACGTCCTCGCCGCCGGTCAGCTCGCGGATGTCCTTGCCGAAGCGCTTCCACTCCTTGGGGTCCTGGTTGTGCTCGTCCTTCCAGAACCGGTAGTCGCGCGCGCTGCGGTCGATGATCGCCTCGGCGCCCATCCGCCGGCAGATCTCCGCCTTCTGCTCGCTGGAGACCACGCAGATCGGGTTGGCGCCGCCCGCGAGCGCGAACTGCGTGGCGTACGAGCCGAGTCCGCCGCTCGCGCCCCAGATCAGCACGTTGTCGCCCTGCTTCATGCCCGCGCCGTTGCGCGAGACCAGCTGCCGGTACGCGGTGGAGTTCACCAGGCCCGGCGACGCGGCCTCCTCCCAGGAGAGATGGCCCGGCTTGGGCATCAGCTGGTTGGCCTTGACGAGGGCGATCTCGGCGAGGCCGCCGAAGTTCGTCTCGAAGCCCCAGATGCGCTGCTCGGGGTCGAGCATCGTGTCGTTGTGCCCGTCGGAGCTCTCCAGCTCGACCGACAGGCAGTGCGCGACCACCTCGTCGCCGGGCTTCCAGGAGTTGACGCCCGCGCCCGTACGGAGCACGACGCCTGCCAGGTCGGAGCCGATCACGTGGTACGGCAGGTCGTGCCGCTTGGCGAGCGGCGACAGCCGCCCGTAGCGCTCGAGGAAGCCGAAGGTGGACATCGGCTCGAAGATCGAGGTCCACACGGAGTTGTAGTTGACCGAGGAGGCCATGACGGCCACCAGCGCTTCGCCGGGGCCGAGTTCGGGCACCGGGACCTCGTCCAGGTGCAGCGACTTGCGCGGGTCCTTCTCCCTGCTGGACTGTCCGTCGAACATCTCGGTTTCGTCCTTGTGCACGGTCACCGCGCGGTACGACTCCGGGAGGTCCAGCTGGGCGAACTCTTCCGCTGGTGT includes:
- a CDS encoding protein meaA, with product MRTYAGHSTAEASNELYRRNLAKGQTGLSVAFDLPTQTGYDPDHVLARGEVGRVGVPVSHVGDMRRLFQDIPLDRTNTSMTINATAMWLLALYQVVAEEQGADVAALQGTTQNDIVKEYLSRGTHVFPPGPSLRLTTDMIAYTVNRIPKWNPINICSYHLQEAGATPVQEIAYAMSTAIAVLDSVFASGQVPEDRKGDVVGRISFFVNAGVRFVEEMCKMRAFGRIWDQVTRERYGIGDPRQRRFRYGVQVNSLGLTEAQPENNVQRIVLEMLAVTLSKDARARAVQLPAWNEALGLPRPWDQQWSLRVQQVLAHESDLLEYDDLFAGSHVVEEKVASLTAEALAEIEHIERLGGAMAAVESGYLKSQLVASHAERRARIESGEQKIVGVNCYEGTEPSPLTADLDTAIMTVDPANEASVAQAVRDWRTARDAPHAGADTPHADPPAAEALRLLKEAAGGDANLMEATLECARAGVTTGEWAEALREVFGEFRAPTGVSSAPVAVAPEHGSDLARVRADVERTAAELGLGTGGRLRLLVGKPGLDGHSNGAEQIAVRARDAGFEVVYQGIRLTPEQIVSAAVAEDVHCVGLSILSGSHAQLVPDVLERLRAAGAEASPGPSGPGDTPIPVIVGGIIPSADAEALRTAGVAAVFTPKDFGITEIIGRIVNEIRTANKLDPLEVPA
- the ccrA gene encoding crotonyl-CoA carboxylase/reductase codes for the protein MNKILDAILASDTPAEEFAQLDLPESYRAVTVHKDETEMFDGQSSREKDPRKSLHLDEVPVPELGPGEALVAVMASSVNYNSVWTSIFEPMSTFGFLERYGRLSPLAKRHDLPYHVIGSDLAGVVLRTGAGVNSWKPGDEVVAHCLSVELESSDGHNDTMLDPEQRIWGFETNFGGLAEIALVKANQLMPKPGHLSWEEAASPGLVNSTAYRQLVSRNGAGMKQGDNVLIWGASGGLGSYATQFALAGGANPICVVSSEQKAEICRRMGAEAIIDRSARDYRFWKDEHNQDPKEWKRFGKDIRELTGGEDVDIVFEHPGRETFGASVYVTRKGGTIVTCASTSGYSHEYDNRYLWMSLKRIVGSHFANYREAWEANRLIAKGKIHPTLSKTYRLEDTGQAAYDVHRNLHQGKVGVLALAPEEGLGVRDPELRAKHADALARFRDDLPERNNKHSRSV
- a CDS encoding HpcH/HpaI aldolase/citrate lyase family protein: MTGSSPSDATESPAAPAGVNRLRPRRSCLAVPGSNPRFLEKAQGLPADQVFLDLEDACAPLAKEGARHTIVKSLNEGDWTGKTRVVRVNDWTTHWTYRDVITVVEGAGANLDCIMLPKVQDAQQVHALDMLLTQIEKTVGLDVGRIGIEAQIENAKGLINVDGIAAASPRLETIIFGPADFMASINMKSLVVGEQPPGYPADAYHYILMRILMAARAHDLQAIDGPYLQIRNVDGYREVAQRAAALGFDGKWVLHPGQVEASNEIFSPSQEDYDHAELILDAYEYFTSEAGGKKGSAMIGDEMIDEASRKMALVIAGKGRAAGMTRTSTFEPPEA
- a CDS encoding acyl-CoA dehydrogenase family protein produces the protein MGRLAQTEGLTEIQQEIVATVRSFVDKEILPVATELEHRDEYPSEIVDGLKELGLFGLMIPEEYGGLGESLLTYALCVEEIARGWMSVSGIINTHFIVAYMLKQHGTQEQKDHFLPRMAAGDIRGAFSMSEPGLGSDVSAITSKGVRDGDEYVLDGQKMWLTNGGSASLVAVLCRTDEGHPEGTAPHKSMTTFLVEKQPGFGEVKPGLTIPGKIDKMGYKGVDTTELIMDGLRVPQDRVLGGSTGRGFYQMMDGVEVGRVNVAARGCGVAQRAFELGIAYAQQRHTFGKAIAEHQAIQFKLAEMATKVEAAHALMVGAARKKDSGQRNDLEAGMAKYLASEYCKEVVEDAFRIHGGYGFSKEYEIERLYREAPMLLIGEGTAEIQKMIVGRRLLEEYRFQG
- a CDS encoding MaoC family dehydratase, whose product is MQFGRTYEEFAVGDVYKHWPGKTVTEYDDHLFCLLTMNHHPLHMDANYAEKTTDFGRNVVVGNYVYSLLLGMSVPDVSGKAIANLEVESLRHVAPTFHGDTLYGETTVLDKTPSRSKDDRGIVHVETKGYNQDGTLVCVFRRKVMVPTATYVKERGGEQPGRPELRESPKGER
- a CDS encoding phosphatidylserine decarboxylase — encoded protein: MPHSPSSASSDGASAPSGRVRLARGASPWLLPTVATAAVSLARSRRSRRAAAVAVPATALAAGMLWFFRDPEREITQGRVISPADGVVQSIMPWQDGRTRVAIFMSPLNVHVNRAPLAGTVASVEHVPGGFVPAFNKESEHNERVIWHFDTELGDIELVQIAGTVARRIVPYVAQGAKLEQGERIGLIRFGSRVDVYLPQGVEAAVEVGQTTTAGVTRLDRD
- the pssA gene encoding CDP-diacylglycerol--serine O-phosphatidyltransferase, with amino-acid sequence MTVIDPDTQAGWVPDEDEDEMPLSMRLSIADTLTLGNATCGFLAVYFTTTGVLIPHLAGNEDGGMARHSAATAVILMLLASVFDLFDGLVARKLRSSAMGAELDNLSDLISFGLAPAYFVAVWGMVASDAHQRVSVVAAVVVLLAVVLRLARFSCVTLRDGIFQGMPSPFGALTVVSIVLLELPFFPTLLAIIGVAWLMVSRVEYPKPRGRLAIAMLSWIVLSMGLLAAWAFDAPGGELVLQTGCALQVVLGAVIPLFATARRVNAFRDHRREARAAAQG